In one window of Tellurirhabdus rosea DNA:
- a CDS encoding metal-dependent hydrolase family protein, producing the protein MRLRLAFVFHFLWVVLPATAQSVLLRPDRVFDGETMHEGWGVLVKGDRIVAAGPAASLSAADARVLDLKGTTLLPGLIEGHSHLLLHPYNETPWDDQVLKEARSLRVSRATIHARRTLLAGFTTVRDLGTEGAEYDDVGLKQAIDQGIIPGPRMVIATRALIATGSYAPKGFSPDIDVPQGAEEADGHDRLIQAVRRQIGKGADVVKVYADYRWGLMGEARPTFSLDELKLIVETARSSGREVVAHASTAEGMRRSILAGCRTLEHGDAATPEIFALMKQHGTALCPTLAATDAISQYRGWKKGSEAEPERVRQKRAMFRQALAAGVTICAGGDVGVFAHGDNARELELMVGYGMKPLDVLRSATSVNADVFGLKDRGRIGPGLLADLVVVEGNPGQAVENIRRIRLVMKGGALFHP; encoded by the coding sequence ATGCGCTTACGGCTCGCCTTTGTTTTCCATTTTTTATGGGTTGTCCTCCCGGCTACAGCCCAGTCGGTGCTTCTGCGTCCCGACCGCGTTTTTGACGGCGAAACGATGCACGAAGGCTGGGGCGTGCTGGTAAAAGGCGACCGGATTGTCGCGGCCGGGCCGGCGGCTTCCCTGTCCGCGGCGGATGCCCGGGTGCTCGACCTGAAGGGCACAACGCTGCTTCCCGGCCTCATCGAAGGGCATTCGCACCTGCTGCTGCACCCGTACAACGAAACGCCCTGGGACGACCAGGTATTGAAGGAAGCCCGTTCGCTGCGCGTCTCCCGGGCGACCATTCATGCCCGCCGGACGCTGCTGGCCGGATTTACCACCGTCCGGGATCTGGGCACGGAAGGCGCCGAGTACGACGACGTGGGACTGAAACAGGCCATCGACCAGGGCATCATTCCCGGTCCACGCATGGTGATCGCCACGCGGGCGCTGATTGCGACGGGAAGTTATGCCCCGAAAGGCTTTAGTCCGGACATTGACGTGCCGCAGGGCGCCGAGGAGGCCGACGGGCACGACCGGCTCATCCAGGCCGTGCGGCGGCAGATCGGCAAAGGAGCCGACGTGGTGAAGGTCTACGCCGATTACCGCTGGGGCCTGATGGGCGAAGCCCGGCCTACTTTTTCGCTGGACGAACTGAAGCTGATCGTCGAGACGGCCCGGAGCAGCGGGCGGGAAGTGGTAGCCCACGCCTCTACCGCCGAAGGCATGCGCCGGTCGATTCTGGCGGGCTGCCGGACGCTGGAACACGGCGACGCGGCCACGCCCGAGATTTTTGCCCTGATGAAACAGCACGGCACGGCCCTCTGCCCCACGCTGGCCGCCACCGACGCCATCAGCCAGTACCGGGGCTGGAAAAAAGGCAGCGAAGCCGAACCCGAGCGCGTCCGGCAGAAACGGGCCATGTTCCGGCAGGCGCTGGCTGCGGGCGTAACCATCTGCGCCGGTGGCGATGTGGGCGTTTTTGCGCACGGCGACAATGCCCGGGAACTGGAATTAATGGTCGGCTACGGCATGAAACCGCTGGACGTGCTCCGGTCGGCCACGTCGGTCAACGCGGATGTTTTTGGGCTGAAGGACCGGGGCCGCATCGGGCCGGGCCTGCTCGCCGATCTGGTTGTGGTTGAGGGAAATCCGGGGCAGGCGGTGGAAAATATCCGGCGTATCCGGTTAGTAATGAAAGGAGGAGCCCTTTTCCATCCGTAA
- the recA gene encoding recombinase RecA: MAQATANENKLKALQTTIEKLDKAYGKGTVMRLSESKVVDVPVISTGSLGLDLALGIGGVPKGRIVEIYGPESSGKTTLTMHCIAEAQKMGGMAAFIDAEHAFDRVYAEKLGIDINNLLIAQPDNGEQALEITEHLISSGAIDIIVIDSVAALVPKAELEGDMGESKMGLQARLMSQALRKLTGVINKTQCCCIFINQLREKIGVMFGNPETTTGGNALKFYSSVRLDIRRIGQIKDGDEVSGNRTKVKVVKNKLAAPFKVVEFDIMYGQGVSKVGEILDLAVEMEIVKKSGSWFSYEGNRLSQGRDAVKELLLDNPELMNELEAKIRAKVKVDENALLDPLGAAEEDGDEPLA, translated from the coding sequence ATGGCACAAGCAACGGCTAATGAAAACAAGTTGAAGGCCCTGCAAACCACCATCGAGAAGCTCGATAAGGCGTATGGCAAGGGAACTGTAATGCGGCTGAGCGAAAGCAAGGTTGTGGACGTTCCGGTCATCTCGACGGGTTCACTGGGTCTGGACCTGGCGCTGGGCATTGGTGGCGTACCGAAAGGCCGGATTGTGGAGATCTACGGTCCCGAATCTTCCGGTAAGACGACGCTGACGATGCACTGCATTGCCGAAGCCCAGAAGATGGGTGGCATGGCGGCCTTCATCGACGCCGAGCACGCCTTCGACCGGGTTTACGCCGAAAAATTAGGAATTGATATCAATAACCTGCTCATCGCCCAGCCGGACAATGGCGAGCAGGCCCTTGAAATTACCGAGCACCTGATTTCTTCCGGTGCCATTGACATCATCGTCATTGACTCCGTTGCCGCGCTGGTTCCGAAAGCCGAACTGGAAGGCGATATGGGCGAAAGCAAAATGGGTCTGCAGGCCCGTTTGATGTCGCAGGCCCTGCGGAAACTGACGGGCGTGATCAACAAGACGCAGTGCTGCTGCATCTTTATCAACCAGCTTCGGGAGAAGATCGGCGTTATGTTTGGTAACCCCGAGACAACGACCGGTGGTAACGCCCTGAAGTTCTACTCGTCGGTGCGCCTGGACATTCGCCGGATCGGCCAGATCAAGGACGGTGACGAAGTGTCGGGTAACCGCACGAAGGTAAAAGTAGTTAAGAACAAACTGGCGGCCCCCTTTAAGGTCGTTGAGTTTGACATCATGTACGGACAGGGCGTTTCCAAAGTCGGTGAGATTCTGGACCTGGCCGTTGAAATGGAAATTGTGAAGAAGTCCGGTTCCTGGTTCTCCTACGAAGGCAATCGCCTGTCTCAGGGTCGCGATGCGGTGAAAGAACTGCTGCTCGACAACCCGGAGCTGATGAACGAACTGGAAGCGAAAATCCGCGCCAAAGTAAAAGTAGACGAGAACGCGCTGCTTGACCCGCTGGGTGCTGCGGAGGAAGATGGTGACGAGCCTCTGGCCTAA
- a CDS encoding MFS transporter, whose amino-acid sequence MKYRYRVLALLFLLSTITFLDRVCMNVVSKYVKTDLGLDNRQFGWILGSFSLAYALFEIPTGSLGDRIGPRLVLTRVVLWWSGFTALTGTAVSWLYLVVVRFLFGAGEAGAYPNASIVISRWFPAIEVGRAQAVIWAAGRLGGALTPLLVIPLVHAVGWRWAFVVLGVVGVGWALGWYLWFRDDPASQKGITPAEAEEIEAGRRIRQTDHRLPWQTIIRTPSLWALMLMCHLFFYGSYFFTNWSSVYFQEGRGMTEDQTKNFISLSYFLGAIGCVIGGLLSDLLTKKYGLRTGRRAVGIGGLGLSAIFFALAGSAADSETAGYLLAVCVLMKDLALPVAFAVCVDMGQRNAGTVAGAMNFAGQLGGFFVTILFGYIVELTGNYNYPLFLIAACLAVSAGLWTQIDPERKIVMS is encoded by the coding sequence ATGAAATACCGCTACCGCGTTCTGGCGCTGCTTTTTCTGCTTTCCACCATTACGTTCCTCGACCGCGTCTGCATGAACGTGGTCAGCAAGTACGTCAAGACGGACCTGGGCCTCGACAACCGGCAGTTCGGCTGGATTCTGGGCTCTTTTTCCCTCGCCTACGCCCTGTTCGAAATACCGACCGGATCGCTGGGCGACCGCATCGGCCCCCGGCTCGTGCTGACCCGGGTCGTGCTCTGGTGGTCGGGCTTTACGGCCCTGACGGGCACGGCGGTTTCGTGGCTGTATCTGGTGGTGGTCCGGTTTCTGTTCGGGGCGGGCGAAGCGGGCGCTTACCCGAATGCCTCCATCGTGATTTCCCGCTGGTTTCCGGCCATTGAGGTCGGGCGGGCGCAGGCGGTCATCTGGGCGGCCGGGCGGCTGGGCGGGGCACTTACGCCGCTGCTGGTGATTCCGCTGGTGCATGCCGTGGGCTGGCGCTGGGCGTTTGTAGTGCTCGGTGTGGTGGGGGTTGGCTGGGCGCTGGGCTGGTATCTGTGGTTCCGCGACGATCCGGCTTCCCAAAAAGGCATCACCCCGGCCGAAGCGGAAGAAATCGAGGCGGGGCGGCGCATCCGGCAGACGGACCACCGGCTGCCGTGGCAGACGATCATCCGGACGCCCTCGCTCTGGGCGCTGATGCTGATGTGCCACCTGTTTTTCTACGGCTCGTATTTTTTCACGAACTGGTCGTCGGTCTACTTTCAGGAAGGGCGCGGCATGACCGAGGATCAGACCAAAAATTTCATCTCCCTCTCCTACTTTCTGGGAGCCATCGGCTGCGTCATCGGCGGGCTGCTGAGCGATCTGCTCACCAAAAAATACGGTTTACGAACGGGGCGGCGGGCGGTGGGCATCGGCGGACTGGGTCTTTCGGCCATTTTCTTCGCGCTGGCGGGCTCGGCAGCTGATTCCGAAACGGCGGGCTATCTGCTGGCCGTCTGCGTTCTGATGAAAGATCTGGCACTGCCCGTGGCGTTTGCGGTCTGCGTAGATATGGGCCAGCGCAACGCCGGCACCGTGGCGGGGGCCATGAACTTCGCCGGACAGCTCGGCGGCTTTTTTGTCACCATCCTCTTCGGCTACATCGTCGAACTGACGGGCAACTACAACTATCCCCTGTTTCTGATCGCCGCCTGCCTCGCCGTCAGCGCGGGGCTGTGGACGCAGATTGATCCGGAACGGAAGATAGTTATGAGTTAG
- a CDS encoding SDR family oxidoreductase, with amino-acid sequence MTLQNKTVLLTGASKGIGRVLALELARQGAHLGLVARSEDSLQTLKGEIEALGAQVEIFPGNVADESLANRAVQTLTERFGRLDFVINNAGYGAFGPTESYTAEQWSDMYDTNVKGTFLFSKAALAPMKAQHEGHIINIASDVAKRVFDGGALYCSTKFAQDAFSAALRKEVRRDGIKVSVVYSGLVDTMFHSDPQGHESHADWLKADDMANTIVYIMTQPKHVVIDELMIHPLSQEY; translated from the coding sequence ATGACGTTACAGAACAAAACCGTTCTTCTTACCGGCGCTTCCAAAGGCATTGGCCGCGTCCTGGCCCTGGAACTGGCCCGGCAGGGTGCCCACCTCGGGCTGGTAGCCCGCTCCGAAGACAGCCTCCAAACGCTGAAAGGCGAAATCGAAGCGCTGGGCGCGCAGGTCGAAATCTTCCCCGGCAACGTGGCCGACGAAAGCCTCGCCAACCGGGCCGTGCAGACGCTGACCGAACGCTTTGGTCGCCTCGATTTTGTCATCAACAATGCCGGGTACGGGGCTTTCGGGCCGACGGAAAGCTACACCGCCGAGCAGTGGTCCGATATGTACGACACTAACGTAAAAGGCACGTTCCTGTTCAGCAAGGCGGCGCTGGCCCCGATGAAGGCCCAGCACGAAGGCCACATCATCAACATCGCATCCGATGTAGCCAAGCGCGTTTTCGACGGCGGGGCGCTGTACTGCTCGACCAAGTTTGCCCAGGATGCCTTTTCGGCCGCCCTCCGCAAGGAAGTCCGCCGCGACGGCATCAAGGTGTCGGTCGTTTACTCCGGTCTGGTCGATACCATGTTCCACTCCGACCCGCAGGGCCACGAGTCTCACGCCGACTGGCTGAAGGCCGACGACATGGCCAACACCATCGTCTACATCATGACCCAGCCCAAACACGTAGTGATTGACGAACTGATGATCCACCCGCTGTCGCAGGAGTACTAA
- a CDS encoding citrate synthase yields MSNLAELSVDGKTYQFPVVVGSENEKAIDISNLRDQTGYITLDKGYKNTGATQSGITFLDGEEGILRYRGYSIEELAEKASFLEVAYLLIYGELPTQQQYEEFEHAIRTHTIVNEDMRKIFEGFPVNAHPMGVLSSLVSAMSAFYPDSYDDKAPENTELHIIRLLAKLPTIATWSYKKSQGHPINYPKNDLDYCSNFLQMMFALPVEEYKVDPVVSAALNKLLILHADHEQNCSTSTVRLVGSSRANIYSSISAGINALWGPLHGGANQEVIEMLEEIKADGGDVAKYVDMAKNAKTTGFRLFGFGHRVYKNFDPRAKIIKKAADDVLTKLGVNDPVLEIAKGLEEAALNDPYFVSRKLYPNVDFYSGIIYRAMGIPTNMFTVMFAIGRLPGWIAQWKEMRATKEPIGRPRQVYTGATPRDFVAMESR; encoded by the coding sequence ATGTCAAACCTTGCCGAATTAAGCGTTGATGGCAAAACCTACCAGTTTCCTGTCGTGGTAGGCAGCGAGAACGAAAAGGCCATCGACATTTCAAACCTCCGTGACCAGACGGGCTATATTACCCTCGACAAAGGATACAAAAACACCGGAGCTACCCAAAGCGGTATCACGTTTCTGGACGGCGAGGAAGGCATTCTGCGCTACCGGGGTTATTCCATCGAAGAACTGGCCGAAAAAGCGTCGTTCCTCGAAGTCGCTTACCTGCTGATCTACGGCGAACTGCCCACCCAGCAACAGTACGAGGAGTTTGAACACGCCATCCGCACGCATACCATCGTCAACGAGGATATGCGGAAAATCTTCGAAGGCTTCCCCGTCAACGCGCACCCGATGGGCGTGCTCTCGTCGCTGGTGAGCGCCATGAGCGCCTTTTACCCTGACTCGTACGACGACAAGGCCCCCGAAAATACCGAACTGCACATCATCCGCCTGCTGGCCAAACTGCCGACGATTGCGACCTGGTCGTACAAAAAATCGCAGGGTCACCCGATCAACTACCCCAAAAACGACCTTGACTACTGCTCGAACTTCCTGCAGATGATGTTTGCCCTGCCGGTGGAAGAGTACAAGGTTGACCCGGTGGTATCGGCGGCCCTCAACAAACTGCTGATCCTGCACGCCGACCACGAACAGAACTGCTCGACCTCGACGGTGCGTCTGGTGGGTTCGTCGCGGGCCAACATCTACTCGTCGATTTCGGCGGGCATCAACGCCCTCTGGGGGCCGCTGCACGGCGGGGCCAACCAGGAGGTGATCGAGATGCTGGAAGAAATCAAGGCCGATGGCGGCGACGTAGCGAAGTACGTGGACATGGCCAAAAACGCCAAAACGACGGGCTTCCGGCTGTTCGGTTTCGGCCACCGGGTGTACAAGAACTTCGACCCGCGGGCGAAAATCATCAAGAAAGCGGCCGACGACGTGCTGACCAAGCTGGGCGTCAATGACCCCGTTCTCGAAATCGCCAAAGGTCTGGAAGAAGCCGCCCTGAACGACCCGTATTTCGTCTCGCGCAAGCTGTACCCGAACGTGGACTTCTACTCGGGCATCATCTACCGGGCGATGGGCATCCCGACCAACATGTTCACGGTGATGTTCGCCATCGGTCGTTTGCCGGGCTGGATTGCCCAGTGGAAAGAAATGCGCGCCACGAAAGAGCCGATCGGCCGCCCGCGTCAGGTGTACACCGGCGCCACGCCGCGCGATTTTGTAGCGATGGAAAGTCGCTGA
- a CDS encoding LysM peptidoglycan-binding domain-containing protein produces MKNVLLTGLALSLLFTSCAKRNRAERVARESAEMTEAAASSSPSGSASSGNVLTHTVQSGDTYVSIARLYDISVAELLTWNKITYKTPIQPGQRLVVDPNISQNKAGAAVTTARPTGKSLATHTVQPGETLFRISQQYDVRIEDLRALNNLKSDAIQVGQVLKIKP; encoded by the coding sequence ATGAAAAATGTCCTGCTTACAGGCCTCGCGCTGAGCCTGCTGTTTACTTCTTGTGCCAAACGTAACCGGGCCGAACGGGTGGCCCGCGAATCCGCCGAAATGACCGAAGCCGCGGCTTCCTCCTCTCCTTCCGGCAGTGCCTCCTCCGGCAACGTATTGACGCATACCGTTCAATCGGGTGACACCTACGTATCCATCGCCCGCCTTTACGACATTTCGGTGGCGGAGCTGCTGACCTGGAACAAAATCACGTACAAAACGCCGATTCAGCCCGGCCAGCGCCTGGTCGTGGACCCCAACATCAGCCAGAACAAAGCCGGGGCCGCCGTAACCACCGCCCGCCCGACGGGCAAAAGTCTGGCGACGCACACGGTTCAGCCGGGCGAAACGCTTTTCCGCATCAGCCAGCAGTACGACGTTCGGATCGAAGACCTCCGGGCGCTCAATAACCTCAAATCCGACGCCATTCAGGTAGGACAGGTTTTGAAAATTAAGCCGTAA
- a CDS encoding SLC5 family protein, producing MLNQLQPFDLFVLVGCLLFLFAASAWAGRKKKNSEDYFMAGRSLRWWSVAGSIYGTNIHAQQIIGMMGIGYSIGFAQSHYEVLAVPAILILCYIFIPLYRKREVFTLSQFLEHRYNENARLVYTVLIVAFILVQLIAGFYIGSRTLGILFQGSSFEISYLQGILLIAAVTVAFTVFGGMDSVVVADNILTILMVFTVIIVGVLTLAQPEIGGLSGLLRLDHSQPAAAQKMHLYLPSDHPKLPWTGIFTGLIIQHLFYWTTNQYQVQRVLAASTDRDAQLGTIAAGFLKLTIPFFSIASGVAAFYIFNNRFGANSVKPDDAFLKLMETVVPSGYGIIGLTLAGLTCAIFSAIYSMMNSVTTLLAFDIYKKYLRPNASDRQTVLFGRISVVVMCAVATLLTLWTYDPNSSENFFLKLADQSSYFKPSLVAVFFIGIVWAGANPRAAVIAMLAGPVFGLLADLLYNNVLSQLPFFRSLFGEKLNFLHRVFVICTSCSLLLVELSRAWNRPGEPHKGFDVVLHAPGMRRGILLFLALEAVVIGLVLTGLLSPQFAAWPGAVIPMVLFLAGYRRQTQALPILQSDLFYAGLLSAISVWILYYFA from the coding sequence ATGCTAAACCAACTCCAACCGTTCGACCTTTTCGTGCTGGTCGGCTGCCTGCTTTTTCTGTTTGCGGCGAGTGCGTGGGCGGGGCGGAAAAAGAAGAACTCCGAGGACTATTTTATGGCCGGGCGGTCGCTGCGGTGGTGGTCGGTGGCGGGGTCGATTTACGGCACCAACATCCACGCCCAGCAGATCATCGGCATGATGGGCATCGGCTACTCGATTGGCTTTGCCCAAAGCCATTACGAGGTGCTGGCCGTTCCCGCTATTCTGATCCTGTGCTATATTTTTATTCCGCTGTACCGCAAACGGGAGGTTTTCACGCTTTCCCAGTTTCTCGAACACCGCTATAACGAAAACGCCCGGCTGGTCTACACCGTGCTCATTGTCGCCTTCATTCTGGTGCAGCTCATCGCGGGGTTCTACATCGGCAGCCGGACGCTCGGCATTCTGTTTCAGGGCAGCTCCTTTGAAATCAGCTATTTGCAGGGAATCCTCCTCATCGCGGCCGTGACCGTGGCTTTTACGGTTTTCGGCGGCATGGATTCGGTCGTGGTGGCCGACAACATCCTGACGATTCTGATGGTCTTTACGGTCATCATCGTCGGCGTCCTCACCCTCGCCCAGCCCGAAATCGGCGGCCTCAGCGGCCTGCTCCGGCTCGACCACAGCCAGCCCGCTGCCGCCCAGAAGATGCACCTGTACCTCCCCTCCGACCACCCGAAACTGCCGTGGACGGGCATTTTCACGGGCCTCATTATCCAGCACCTTTTCTACTGGACCACCAACCAGTACCAGGTGCAGCGCGTGCTGGCCGCTTCGACCGACCGGGACGCCCAGTTGGGCACCATCGCCGCCGGTTTCCTGAAACTGACCATCCCGTTTTTCTCCATTGCGAGCGGCGTGGCGGCGTTTTACATCTTCAACAACCGGTTTGGAGCCAACAGCGTGAAGCCGGACGACGCTTTTCTGAAGCTCATGGAAACCGTTGTGCCCTCCGGTTACGGCATCATCGGGCTGACGCTGGCGGGCCTGACCTGCGCCATTTTCTCGGCCATTTATTCGATGATGAACTCCGTCACGACGCTGCTGGCCTTTGACATTTACAAAAAATACCTCCGGCCGAATGCCTCCGACCGGCAGACGGTCCTCTTCGGGCGGATTTCGGTGGTGGTCATGTGCGCCGTGGCGACGCTGCTGACGCTCTGGACCTACGACCCGAATTCCTCCGAAAACTTCTTTCTCAAGCTCGCCGACCAGTCTTCGTACTTCAAACCCAGTCTGGTGGCGGTCTTTTTCATCGGAATTGTGTGGGCGGGAGCCAACCCGAGGGCGGCGGTGATTGCCATGCTGGCCGGGCCGGTGTTCGGCCTGCTGGCCGATCTGCTGTACAACAACGTGCTGTCCCAGCTTCCCTTTTTCCGGTCGTTGTTCGGCGAAAAACTGAATTTCCTGCACCGGGTGTTTGTCATCTGCACCTCCTGTTCGCTGTTGCTGGTGGAGCTGAGCCGGGCCTGGAACCGGCCCGGCGAACCGCACAAAGGCTTTGACGTGGTGCTCCATGCGCCGGGGATGCGCCGCGGGATTCTGCTTTTTCTGGCGCTCGAAGCCGTTGTGATCGGGCTGGTGCTGACGGGCCTGCTTTCGCCGCAGTTTGCCGCCTGGCCGGGCGCGGTGATTCCGATGGTCCTTTTTTTGGCGGGATACCGCCGTCAGACACAGGCCCTTCCGATTCTGCAGTCCGATTTATTCTATGCCGGATTGCTGAGTGCCATTTCCGTCTGGATTTTATATTACTTTGCGTAA
- a CDS encoding DUF3667 domain-containing protein yields the protein MSSHHKKLSVCPNCNTALNPEDNFCPTCGQENHDLKLPLSHLLYEFVESITHFDNKLWNTLKAVFTRPGRMTSEFLEGKRARYVPPARLYVFVSVIFFFLITKFADYRLEKSTENGLLAIKGSESIRGLLEQDSLLKVRGLESIASIPLEYSVGANGSTYLGQYRTMQNGQLDSLLRKGKVTITDQNRERLRQALRLLPDTVRPERGIELIPVDGRETANIAFASEEEQNRFDQTIRRASNAEVDSVVRAAGGEVNFLNRIAVRNGGRLTGFMNGKSETLREITNLFLKKLSVIMFVLMPFVAFLLYLFYARRKQYRRYYFDHLIFSVHAHSVIFLFFSLALGVTYFMNESTTDQVLNWTLWLCWLYFLLSLKEVYKQGWVRTTVKFLLLSVMYSVTVFCFFLLALALGITTT from the coding sequence ATGTCATCGCACCACAAAAAACTGTCGGTTTGCCCCAACTGCAATACGGCCCTAAATCCGGAAGACAATTTCTGTCCTACCTGCGGTCAGGAAAACCACGACCTGAAGCTTCCGCTGAGCCACCTGCTTTATGAATTTGTCGAAAGCATCACGCACTTCGACAACAAGCTCTGGAATACGCTGAAAGCCGTTTTTACCCGTCCGGGCCGGATGACGTCGGAGTTTCTGGAGGGCAAACGGGCCCGGTATGTGCCGCCCGCCCGTCTGTACGTCTTCGTCAGCGTCATTTTCTTCTTTCTCATTACCAAATTTGCCGACTACCGACTGGAAAAAAGTACGGAAAACGGCCTTCTGGCTATCAAAGGAAGCGAATCCATTCGCGGTCTGCTGGAGCAGGATAGTCTGCTGAAGGTTCGGGGGCTGGAAAGCATAGCGTCTATCCCGCTGGAATATTCAGTTGGGGCCAACGGCTCTACCTATCTGGGGCAGTACCGGACGATGCAGAACGGCCAGTTGGATTCGTTGCTGCGGAAAGGAAAAGTAACCATAACGGATCAAAACCGGGAGCGGCTGCGTCAGGCACTGCGCCTGCTGCCCGACACGGTCCGACCTGAGCGGGGCATTGAACTGATTCCGGTGGATGGCCGCGAAACCGCCAATATTGCCTTTGCGAGTGAAGAGGAACAGAATCGTTTCGATCAGACCATCCGGCGGGCCTCCAACGCGGAGGTGGATTCCGTGGTCCGGGCGGCGGGGGGTGAAGTGAATTTTCTGAACCGGATCGCTGTCCGGAACGGCGGACGGCTTACGGGTTTTATGAACGGAAAGTCCGAGACGCTGCGGGAAATCACCAATCTGTTCCTGAAAAAGCTGTCGGTGATTATGTTTGTGCTGATGCCTTTTGTGGCTTTTCTGCTGTACCTGTTCTACGCCCGGCGCAAACAGTACCGGCGTTATTACTTCGATCACCTCATTTTTTCGGTGCACGCCCACTCGGTCATCTTCCTGTTTTTCTCGCTGGCGCTGGGCGTTACGTATTTCATGAACGAATCGACCACGGACCAGGTGCTGAATTGGACGCTCTGGCTGTGCTGGCTTTACTTCCTGCTTTCGCTGAAAGAGGTTTACAAACAAGGCTGGGTCCGAACGACGGTGAAGTTTCTGCTGCTGTCCGTGATGTATTCGGTTACCGTTTTCTGCTTCTTCCTGCTGGCCCTCGCGCTAGGCATCACTACGACCTGA